In Sulfuricurvum sp., the sequence TTCCGGCAGGCTTGATCATGCATTCATCCAGCGTGTCATTGAAAAAGGGACGCTGCTCACGACGAACATGTCAACCACGATCGATGATTTCAGAAACTTCTTTAAACCCAATCGGAGTAAAGAGCTCTTTGATGTATCGGCACAGCTGAATACGGTATTACTCATGATGAGCGCCTCCTTTGTAGATAACCGTATCGAAACAATCGTTTCTCTGGAACCTGATTTGGAAGTAACTGGCTTTGCCAATGAATTTTCCCAGGTTCTTCTCAACATCCTCAATAATGCAAAAGAAGCATTGATTGAAACGCAAAAAGATCATCGTCTGATCCAAATTCGTGGATATCGACAAGCCAGTGCGCTTTGCCTAGAAATTTCTGATAATGCCGGAGGGATAAACGAGCAGGTTATCGACAAGATTTTCGATCCCTATTTTACAACCAAAGACGAGGGTAAAGGGACAGGAATCGGACTTTATATGTCAAAAGTAATCGTTGAAACCAATATGCACGGAAAACTAAGTGTCCGTAATGACTCTGACGGCGCTGTTTTCATGATTTGCCTTCCTACCTCATATGAGCAGGAGACGAAGTGAGACTTCAAACCCAATTTTTACTTCTGTTTCTCATTCTATTTGCGATTTTGACTGCCCGTTTGTTTCAAAATGCGACGAATCAAAAAGAAAACATTGATGAAATCCAAAAAATCCGAATACATGAGTTTTCACAAACCTTTCACGAAATCATCGATTTAAAGGTATCAAAACCAAAAGTTTTTGCCTATGACTACAGCTATTGGGATGAAATCGTTGATTTTACAACAAGTCATGATCTGGAATGGGCCCGTATCAATCTCGATGAAGGGCTAAAAACCTTTGAAAGCGACTATGTCTACGTATACAACAGCAAAGGAGCCATGATTTATGAACAATACGATCATAAAAGCTATGATTCCATTGCCCGTTTAATCGATCCGAAAACCTTTAATTTCGATAAACCGCAGATTAAAAACTATTTTATCGTATCACATGGAACACCGATACAAATCTTTATTGCCCCGATTCAGCACAGTGACGACATGCATCGCACCGGCAAGCCCTTCGGATATCTGGTAATCGGAAAAGCATGGACGCCTAGTTTCGTAAAAGATTTTCAAAAAATCACCAAACAAACCGTTACCCTCGAAACACTGGACCGACTCCGCCGTAATCACTTTGATGTCATCTATCCGCTCAAAGGGGAGGACGGAAAAACCGTAGACGCACTAACCGTCAATTTAACGACAACCGCCAGTGATACACTGCATAAGATGGCACAAACCAATATGCTTTCCATTATCGTCATCGGTATACTGGGAATGGGGCTTTCAGGATGGTTTGTCTACCGGCGTATTGTCATTCCGTTACGACAAATATCCAAAGCAATGCGAAGCGGGAATAACCATCCGATTCAATCCTTGCTGCACAAACAAGACGAATTCGGACAAATTGCCCACTTAATCAATAGATTCTTCGAACAAAAAAGTCTCTTGGAAGCCCAGTTAGTACGGACCAATCAGGCAGAACTTGAACAACGGAAACTGGAGGCGGAACTTCGCCTCAGCAACCAGATATTGGAACACAAAGTTGAAGAGCGGACCAAAGAGCTCGAAGCGGCAAATCATACGCTGGATGAGCGGGTTAAAACTGAAATCGCCCGTCGGCATGAGCAAGAACAGCTTTTAATCCAACAAGCGCGTTTTGTGGCAATGGGTGAAATGATCGGAAACATCGCCCACCAATGGCGGCAACCGCTCAATGCCCTCTCGTTGCTTCTGCAAAACATCATTTTCGCATATGAAACCAATCGGCTCGACGACGAACTCATGGAACGGGTTAACAGCAAAGGTAATCTACTGATCAACACAATGTCGACAACCATCGATGATTTTAGGAATTTTTTCCAACCGAATCGCAATAAAGAGATGTTCAATATCGCCGCACAATTGGATAAAACGTTGGAAATACTGCAAGGTACACTTGAAAACAATCACATTGTGTTGGAAAAAGAGGTTGGAGCTGATCTCACTATGTCCGGATTTCCGAATGAGTTTTCACAAGTCATCATCAACATCACTAACAATGCCAAAGATGCTTTAAATGAGCGTGCCGTTGATGAAAAAATCATCCGTATTCAAGGATACGACACTGCTGATGAGATCATCATCCGTATCAGTGATAACGGCGGAGGGATTTCTAAATCCATTATAGATAAAATTTTCGATCCCTATTTTACGACGAAAAAAGAGGGGAAAGGGACGGGGATAGGGCTTTATATGTCCAAAGTAATCGTTGAATCCAGTATGAACGGGAAACTTGTCGCATCCAACGATGCTCATGGAGCGGTATTTACCCTTTACTTCCCGAAATCAATCCAAGGGGATACCGATGCTTCCCTCTAACTTTCCTGCATCATTGCGAATCCTTTATATCGAAGACGATAAAAACACCCAAGAAGAGGTCGCCTTCTTTCTCGAACCGCTCGTTAGCAATCTCTATCTGGCATCCAACGGTCAAGAGGGATTGGATCTCTATCGCTTCCATGCTCCCGATCTAATCATCACCGACATTCAAATGCCGATAATGAACGGTTTGGAAATGATCAAAGAGATTCGGAAAAACGATTCCCGTACCCCTATTTTTATCACGACAGCCTATAATGAAACAACCTATCTTCACGATGCCATCAACAGTGGAGTCAATCGTTACATTCTAAA encodes:
- a CDS encoding ATP-binding protein encodes the protein MRLQTQFLLLFLILFAILTARLFQNATNQKENIDEIQKIRIHEFSQTFHEIIDLKVSKPKVFAYDYSYWDEIVDFTTSHDLEWARINLDEGLKTFESDYVYVYNSKGAMIYEQYDHKSYDSIARLIDPKTFNFDKPQIKNYFIVSHGTPIQIFIAPIQHSDDMHRTGKPFGYLVIGKAWTPSFVKDFQKITKQTVTLETLDRLRRNHFDVIYPLKGEDGKTVDALTVNLTTTASDTLHKMAQTNMLSIIVIGILGMGLSGWFVYRRIVIPLRQISKAMRSGNNHPIQSLLHKQDEFGQIAHLINRFFEQKSLLEAQLVRTNQAELEQRKLEAELRLSNQILEHKVEERTKELEAANHTLDERVKTEIARRHEQEQLLIQQARFVAMGEMIGNIAHQWRQPLNALSLLLQNIIFAYETNRLDDELMERVNSKGNLLINTMSTTIDDFRNFFQPNRNKEMFNIAAQLDKTLEILQGTLENNHIVLEKEVGADLTMSGFPNEFSQVIINITNNAKDALNERAVDEKIIRIQGYDTADEIIIRISDNGGGISKSIIDKIFDPYFTTKKEGKGTGIGLYMSKVIVESSMNGKLVASNDAHGAVFTLYFPKSIQGDTDASL